One Mus pahari chromosome 21, PAHARI_EIJ_v1.1, whole genome shotgun sequence genomic window, TACCATAGTCCTTTCTTGTCTAAGTGTAGctgcattttttctttgttttgtgaagtGGATTAAGAGTAAGAAATGGATCCACACTGTAAACTGAGAACCAGTATAGTTGGTTGTTGGTTGCAAAGAAAGCCAATAGACAATGATGTTGTCATTATTAGTTTTTACTGAGTAAACATGGAAGTGGGGAGATGTTATATAGCAGCTAAGAGTTTGTGTTCTTTTaaagccttaaaaataaaaaatcttaaaatcgACTTGTATACTTTAGCAAGCCCCAGGTATTTTTTTATGTGATCGTGTTCTTGTATGTAGAGTAGACTTTGGTTCGTACACATACCTCTTTTGGGAGTTAGGGTAAAAAACTAACACTGTCTTGAGGGCTAGAAATGCTGTAGATTTAATTTAAGGCCCTGGCTAAGGGTGAAGAAAGGGGACAGATAAGATTTTACAAGTTATCATCAATTGTGTGAGGCAGAATGGTTGCAATCAAATTTTAGCTTGATTTCCTTAATGTAATATTCAAAACATCCAGCCACTCTCCAAATGTTTCGTTCTTGGTGATTAAACCTctcaatgcacacacatacacaggtgagTGGGTATGTACATACaacacagaaatgttttaaaatattaatatattaaagtaAGTTTGGCTCTCCTTTGCACAGAATTGAACGACTTCATCATTCAACTTGACGAAGAAGTAGAGGGTATGCAGAGCACCATTCTAGTTCTTCAGCAACAATTGAAGGAGACACGACAGCAGTTGGCCCAGTACCAGCAGCAGCAGTCTCAAGCTTCAGCTCCAAGTACCAGCAGGACTACATCTTCTGAACCTGTAGATCAGGCAGAGGCCACAAGCAAAGACTGCAGTCGTCTGGCAAATGGACCAAGTAATGGCAGCTCCTCCCGCCAGAGGACGTCTGGGTCTGGATTTCACAGGGAGGGGAGCACACCTGAGGATgactttccttcttcttcagggAATGGTAATAAGGCCTCCAACAGCTCAGAGGAGAGAACTGGCAGAGGAGGTAGTAGTTACATAAACCCACTCAGTGCGGGGTATGAAAGTGTAGACTCTCCCACGGGCAGTGAAAACTCTCTCACACATCACTCAAATGACACAGACTCCAGTCATGACCCTCAAGAGGAGAAAGCAGTGAGTGGGAAAGGTAATCGAACTGTGGGTTCCCGCCATGTTCAGAATGGCTTGGACTCAAGTGTAAATGTACAGGGTGCagttttgtaatatttttccAGTAAATTTTTATACAGTGTCATTTAATTGGGGAAAGGATACTGTCAAACAATTAATGCATACTTTTGTCACAATTTACCtttttgtgggtgtgtttttgttttgtttggttcccttttttttttttttttttttttcccttttttttttttttttttttttaattgcttcaaTACCTCTGCCACTTTGAAAATTGTAACAGTTAATTACTTTGAACGTTGCTAAAAGgacattttgcattttgtgtggggtcaagttatttttatatgagttAATGTGAAGTTGTAAATGGGAATCTATAGCAATGACGTCTGTATAAATCTGTGTCTATCTAGAACTTGTGCTGTCAGGGCACTCTTCCTCACGCTGTTGTTACTCATGCACCATTCAGActtgttagagtagatgtggGTTTAGGACTGCCCAGTTTGCCCAGTATAGTAGTTTTTATCACTAAAAAGTTGGACTTGGAGTCCTATAGTAGTTTCAGCGTTAGATAAAAGTTTTTCCACCATACATCTGTGCATTCATCTTTAGGTGACTGAATGTTAAGGAATCTGTGTGCATAGTTAATAAGTTTTTATAAACTGTTGTGTCCTGTTAATGCATATTGCCCTGTGACTCCAGTATATCTCACCTGTACTGACCAAacctaaataaaaatttttattacgactcttgtctgtttttttcttttgtcttggttGTGTTTAGCAATTGTCCTTTATTTTCACTAAATGGCTAAATTGCTACTTACCCTGTAGCATATACAAATGTTACATTAAAATAATCTATGCATTAAGTCTGACTGCACctaattttaatttgttctttccCTTGCAGAATGAAGTGGGAGTTTGACTACAGTTCAAggagtttggttttggttttttttttcccttgacataaagatctcatttttaaaaactaaccaAATTTTAGGTTGTTGAAGAGCAGTTTATTCTACAGATCTGATTTCAGGGAATAGGTACAGAGATGTTTGCTTTAAAGCATTGGCCAAATAATGCTTTTTCCAGAACAGCATCCTTGCATGTTTTTATTGTAAGTAGTTCTATGGGTGTGGACATGTGAAACAAGTACCCTTAATAGCTGTGGCATCTCTTCGGTCACCACATTCCCTTTTTGtccaccttctctcttcctcttcacccATGCATCTGCCAGATTTATATCATCCTTAGTTTGCCAttgtttttttcataaaatgtggCAATGATACCTAGGATGCTCCAATACTTTTGTAACGCTTAGAGGACTATCATTTAAGCTCCCTTGACAACATCCACTCTTACATTAGCAGGTCACCCAACCCTGATTCTGAGCTTAGCCCTTAATGTTTTCCTGCCTCCCTTCATGCTTCtgaataagaggaagaaaaaaacaaacctgagcAGGGTTTGAGGTTGCTGTGCCAAATATTTGGAGATTGGAGCCAGAAATGAATGTGATGTCTGTGCAGTAAGAATGCaaattaagggctggagagatggctcagcagttaagagcactgactgctcttccagaggtcctgagttcaactcccagcaaccacatggtagctcacaaccatctggaatgggatctgatgcactcttccagtgtgtctgaagacagaatgtattcaaataaatagaaataaaatgcaaattatcagctaggcatagtggtgcacacctttaatcccagcacttgggtggcattggcaggcggatttctgagttcgaggccagcctggtctacagagtgagttccaggacagccagggctataccctgtctcaaaaaaaaaaaaaaacaaaaaaacaaaacaaaacaaaaaatacacttCAACAGATGAGCTTGTCCTTTCAACTGTGTTTAATATGGCCTTTTGTAAAAATACTATTCATGAAACAAACAGGATTTTTCTGACAGTTGGACTCCTGAAACTAGTCATGAAACAACCCCAGAGTGATTGCAAGACCCCTTAAGACAAAtagtcactgatttttttttttccttcccccccccccagtctaaTAGCATGTGAATCTAGATCTAGGTATTATTTAAGAAACTATTctaggggctggacagatggttgagcagtcaggaagcacttactgctcttgcagagaactctaGTTCCATTCTTGGCATCCAATAATCTATAACTTTGAATTTTAGGAGACCCaaagccctctctggcctccacaggccccTGCACATAtttggtgcacacatacacaaataagaaaaaactgggcatagtgagacacacttttaatctcaacactcaggaagcagaggcagggaatcTATAATTTGAAagtcagtttggtctacatagttccagaccagccagaactacatagttcctgtctcagaaaccaagcagccaggcagtggtggcacacacctttaatcccagcgcttggaaggctgagaccagtggatttctgagtttaaggccagcctggtctacagagcaagttctaggacagccaaggctacacaaagaaactatctagaaaagcaaaacaacaacaaacaagttaACAAACATATTCTAGCTCTCTGGTTCCTGTATAGATTAGAATACGAC contains:
- the Wtap gene encoding pre-mRNA-splicing regulator WTAP; translation: MTNEEPLPKKVRLSETDFKVMARDELILRWKQYEAYVQALEGKYTDLNSNDVTGLRESEEKLKQQQQESARRENILVMRLATKEQEMQECTTQIQYLKQVQQPSVAQLRSTMVDPAINLFKELCLHFVMMGSFLCSQTGKKLMAKCRMLIQENQELGRQLSQGRIAQLEAELALQKKYSEELKSSQDELNDFIIQLDEEVEGMQSTILVLQQQLKETRQQLAQYQQQQSQASAPSTSRTTSSEPVDQAEATSKDCSRLANGPSNGSSSRQRTSGSGFHREGSTPEDDFPSSSGNGNKASNSSEERTGRGGSSYINPLSAGYESVDSPTGSENSLTHHSNDTDSSHDPQEEKAVSGKGNRTVGSRHVQNGLDSSVNVQGAVL